One genomic window of Eggerthella timonensis includes the following:
- a CDS encoding nitrate/nitrite transporter → MNKRFQLPLQTADLIAGFMVWVILSSLLPYIKQDIYIPPDQIALVTAIPVVLGSVLRVPFGYCANLFGARAVFLASFIVLVVPVWFLSETTTCQGLLIGGTFLGIAGAVFSVGVTSLPKYYPKERHGFVNGVYGFGNMGTALTTWLAPVAAVAFGWRIAVKLYLVLLAAFIVLNFVLGDRDEPRVKTPVVEQLKAIGRDARLWYLSLFYFVTFGAFVALTVYLPNFLTSHYAMDGVSAGIATSVFIVAAAAVRVLGGWLADRFNCYRLLAVVFTGIVAGAVVLAVAPGLPVYLAGIYLVSLACGIGNGVVFKLVPTYFTKQAGLANGIVSMMGGLGGFFPPLVLSASTLLFGTNVPGLAAFGAFALACLGIALAVRGRERARA, encoded by the coding sequence ATGAACAAGCGCTTCCAGCTGCCGTTGCAGACAGCGGATCTGATCGCAGGATTCATGGTATGGGTCATCCTGTCGTCGCTGCTTCCGTACATCAAGCAGGACATCTACATTCCTCCCGACCAAATAGCGCTCGTCACCGCCATCCCCGTGGTGCTGGGATCGGTGCTGCGCGTACCCTTCGGCTACTGCGCGAACCTGTTCGGCGCCCGCGCCGTGTTCCTGGCCAGCTTCATCGTGCTCGTGGTGCCCGTGTGGTTCCTGAGCGAGACGACCACCTGCCAAGGGCTGCTTATCGGAGGGACGTTCTTGGGCATCGCCGGTGCAGTGTTCTCGGTGGGCGTCACGTCGCTGCCGAAATACTACCCGAAGGAGCGCCACGGCTTCGTGAACGGCGTGTACGGGTTCGGCAACATGGGCACCGCGCTCACCACCTGGCTGGCGCCCGTCGCCGCCGTGGCCTTCGGCTGGCGCATCGCCGTCAAGCTGTACCTCGTGCTGCTGGCGGCGTTCATCGTGCTGAACTTCGTGCTGGGCGACCGCGATGAGCCGCGCGTGAAAACGCCCGTCGTCGAGCAGCTGAAAGCCATCGGGCGCGATGCGCGGCTGTGGTACCTTTCCCTGTTCTACTTCGTGACGTTCGGCGCGTTCGTGGCGCTGACCGTGTACCTGCCGAACTTCCTCACGTCGCATTACGCGATGGACGGCGTGTCGGCGGGTATTGCCACCTCGGTGTTCATCGTAGCGGCAGCGGCCGTGCGCGTGCTGGGCGGCTGGCTGGCCGACCGCTTTAACTGCTACCGTCTGCTGGCGGTGGTGTTCACGGGCATCGTCGCGGGAGCCGTGGTGCTGGCTGTCGCTCCGGGGCTGCCGGTGTACTTGGCGGGCATCTACCTGGTCAGTCTCGCATGCGGCATCGGCAACGGCGTGGTGTTCAAGCTCGTGCCGACGTACTTCACGAAGCAGGCCGGCCTTGCGAACGGCATCGTGTCCATGATGGGCGGCCTCGGCGGCTTCTTCCCGCCGCTCGTGCTGTCGGCCTCGACGCTGCTGTTCGGCACGAACGTACCCGGACTGGCCGCCTTCGGCGCCTTCGCGCTGGCGTGCTTGGGCATCGCGCTGGCGGTGCGGGGTAGGGAGCGCGCCAGGGCATGA